A stretch of DNA from Flavobacteriales bacterium:
TCTCGGGAACTACTTCATCCACTAATTATCCCGTTACTGCAGGTTGTTACGATAATTCATTCAATGGCGGAAGTTATGTAAGCATCGACGCGTATATCGATTACAATGGCGGTTCGGATATTGTGTTGACCAAACTTAATTCAAGCGGAAGTGCATTGATCGGATCCACTTACCTCGGAGGAAGTGGTAATGACGGAATCAATGATGTAGCTACTTTATTTTACAACTATGGCGATACCAACCGCGGTGAAGTGGTGATTGATGATAATGGAGATATCTATATTACATCCTGTACACAATCGTCCAACTTCCCCACTACACCGGGTAGTTTATCGCAAACCAAACAAGGAACACAAGATGCAGTAGTTGTGCATATGGATCCATTGTTAACCACTCTGGTTTGGGGGACATTTGTTGGAGGAACAGGTAATGAAGCAGGTTATGGAATTAAAGTAGGCAGCAATGGAAATGTGTATGTGAGCGGAGGAACAACCAGCTCTAATTTTCCGGTAACTGCAGGTACTTTACAAACCAATTACCAGGGAGGAAGTGCCGACGGATTTATTATTTCATTGAGTAATACGAATGGAAGTCAGGTAGCCGGAACCTATTTAGGAACGAATGCCTACGACCAAACTTACTTTATTGAACTCGATGCAGATAATGATGTGTATGTAATTGGACAAACCACGGGTGTATATCCGGTATTTAACGCAGCGTTTAGTCACCCGAATTCACCACAATTCATTCAGAAAACCAACAGCACACTTAACGCGAGTATTTATTCCACCGTATTTGGATCTGGAGCACATAATGATATTGATATTTCTCCAACTGCGTTTTTGGTGGACAATTGCGAAAATGTATATGTCAGCGGCTGGGGAGGATCTACGAATAATCAGGGAACAACCAACGGATTACCTGTAACAACGGATGCGTATGATGCCACTACCGATGGAAGTGATTTTTACTTTTTCGTGATGGAACGCAATGCAGGTTCTCAACTATACGGATCGTATTTTGGAGGAAACAGTTTTGTTGGAGAACATGTGGATGGAGGAACAAGTCGCTTCGATAAAAACGGAACCATTTATCAAGCCGTTTGTGCGGCCTGCGGAAATACGAGTTTCCCTACCACACCGGGAGTATGGTCAACCACCAACAATTCCAGCAACTGTAATCTTGCAGGATTAAAAATGGAATTTGTATACACCGGAATTGTGGCTGATGCCAATGCTGCACCCAACATTATCGCTTGCGATCCACCATTCCTGGTGAATTTTACCGGATCAAGTTCTGCCGTAGATCACATTTGGGATTTTGGCGACGGAACCGGAAATTCAACACAACAAAATCCGAGTTACGTATTTACCGATACCGGCCATTTTACCATTACCTATATTGCAATCGATTCATCAACTTGTAATATTGCCGACACTGTATTTTTGAGCGTTGACATTTTACAAAGCGAAACCTTCAGTGCAGAAATTAATATTCCTCCGTTCGATCCTTGTCAGGGAAATAACCTAACTGTAGATTTAGTTTTCACCGGTAGCGGTGCCGATTCATTATCCTGGAACATGGGTGATGGTACCATTTACACCAACGATACTACTGTAACACATACCTATAACGGACAAGGAACTTACATCATCACACTCACTGCTTACGATTTTACCTGTAACAGGGTAGAAACCATTAGCGATACCGTTTCCTATACCGCAACGGCTGTGGTTGCCAATGCAAATGCATCACCCAATGTGATTGCCTGCGATCCGCCATACACTGTAAACTTTAGCAGTGGTTCATCAGCGCCTCAACATTTGTGGTATTTCGATGATCCATTAAATTCAACATCAACACAAGCGAATCCCAGTTTCACTTTTGTAGACACCGGATCGTACAACATCATGTATATTGCGATCGACTCCAGCTCATGCAACATTGCCGACACTGCATATTTATCGGTAGTTATTTTGCAACCCAAAGAGTTTTCTGCATCATTAAGCAGTTTCCCTCCACAACCATGTTCCGATAGTGTGGTAGTAGATATCCACTTCACCGGAACCGGTGCCGACACCTTGATTTGGGACATGGGTAACGGAACTCAATTTTTAAACGACACTTCCATTCATTATGTCTACACTGTACCCGGAGTATACACCATCAGTTTAACAGCCATTGATGCCGTTTGCGATAAAACAGAAACCATTACACAAACAGTGGTTGTAGAAGGATCCACCGTACAGGGAATTGTTCAGGTGCCCAATGTATTTTCACCCAATGGTGATGCGGATAATCCGGAATTCATTGCCTTCTATTCTAATTATCCAGGTGCGGATATTTTGGAATCGATGGATCAGTACCATGTGGAAATCTACAACCGCTGGGGTAAAAAAGTGTTTGA
This window harbors:
- a CDS encoding gliding motility-associated C-terminal domain-containing protein, which translates into the protein MKLHGITIAFLLIFSHSVLKAQENQQLNIIQNKGQWDQKAKYKADIPGGYAWLEKNAITYQFRHGEDMELLHQKHHGKMKDKELTIRNHVYSQQFIGVNEKSTVRHQKTQSFYHNYFLGNDPSKWASFVPVSYEVIYDNFYPGIDLKVYSKNGMFKYDFIVAPHSDPTQIRWNYSGIEPELKNDRLIFASNAGEISEFIPEAYQIVNGVKKNVACKYKLKDGVVSFQLGKSYDSRYELIIDPTLIFSTFTGSTADNWGYSATYDNNGNMYVGGVVFGNGYPTTAGAFDNTFANGTGVVIDMGISKFSANGSSLLYSTYIGGSGSDAPHSLIVNNNGELIISGTTSSTNYPVTAGCYDNSFNGGSYVSIDAYIDYNGGSDIVLTKLNSSGSALIGSTYLGGSGNDGINDVATLFYNYGDTNRGEVVIDDNGDIYITSCTQSSNFPTTPGSLSQTKQGTQDAVVVHMDPLLTTLVWGTFVGGTGNEAGYGIKVGSNGNVYVSGGTTSSNFPVTAGTLQTNYQGGSADGFIISLSNTNGSQVAGTYLGTNAYDQTYFIELDADNDVYVIGQTTGVYPVFNAAFSHPNSPQFIQKTNSTLNASIYSTVFGSGAHNDIDISPTAFLVDNCENVYVSGWGGSTNNQGTTNGLPVTTDAYDATTDGSDFYFFVMERNAGSQLYGSYFGGNSFVGEHVDGGTSRFDKNGTIYQAVCAACGNTSFPTTPGVWSTTNNSSNCNLAGLKMEFVYTGIVADANAAPNIIACDPPFLVNFTGSSSAVDHIWDFGDGTGNSTQQNPSYVFTDTGHFTITYIAIDSSTCNIADTVFLSVDILQSETFSAEINIPPFDPCQGNNLTVDLVFTGSGADSLSWNMGDGTIYTNDTTVTHTYNGQGTYIITLTAYDFTCNRVETISDTVSYTATAVVANANASPNVIACDPPYTVNFSSGSSAPQHLWYFDDPLNSTSTQANPSFTFVDTGSYNIMYIAIDSSSCNIADTAYLSVVILQPKEFSASLSSFPPQPCSDSVVVDIHFTGTGADTLIWDMGNGTQFLNDTSIHYVYTVPGVYTISLTAIDAVCDKTETITQTVVVEGSTVQGIVQVPNVFSPNGDADNPEFIAFYSNYPGADILESMDQYHVEIYNRWGKKVFESESGKEKWDGKFKGKDVDEGVYFYILTYQRQCWDKEPVTVNGHVTVIRNK